A region of uncultured Carboxylicivirga sp. DNA encodes the following proteins:
- the ftsH gene encoding ATP-dependent zinc metalloprotease FtsH: MANEKPKGQGNDKEKSKLPKFNMYWAYGLIAVALLLVSRMDFGQGPHEIDYTDFRDRILESGDVEQIVVIRNEITAEVTIVENKLDKYKDLFKENITNSGPPAAGPHFKVDLPPGEEFKEDRRQAEEKLGVSIPVKYDTRTDFFGDFFTFMWPLLLLVAVWVFIFRRMGAQGGGGGAGNIFNVGKSRAKMFDKESSINVTFQDVAGLVEAKQELEEIVEFLKRPEKYTELGGKIPKGALLVGPPGTGKTLLAKAVAGEANVPFFSMSGSDFVEMFVGVGASRVRDLFKKAKEKAPCIVFIDEIDAIGRARGKSPNMGANDERENTLNQLLTEMDGFGTNSGVIILAATNRADILDRALMRAGRFDRQIHVELPDLKERKAIFDVHLRPLRLSKEVESKFLAKQTPGFSGADIANVCNEAALIAARGNKKIVEKEDFLSAVDRIVGGLEKKNKIISKDERKAVAYHEAGHATISWLLEYAHPLVKVTIVPRGKALGAAWYLPEERQLTTTEQILDEMCSALGGRAAEEIMFGKISTGALNDLEKVTKQAYAMVTYFGMSDKLGNKSFFDSSGQSEYSFQKPYSEKTAELIDEEVSRIIDEQYARAKKILVENHDKHVQLAEVLLEREVIFSEDLEKLFGKRKLSEHVIEEDELEESKEEETSIETPAVEDEVTDSPSETTEKNEQ; the protein is encoded by the coding sequence GCCTCACGAAATTGATTATACCGATTTTAGAGATAGGATTCTTGAAAGTGGAGATGTAGAACAGATTGTTGTCATCCGAAATGAGATAACCGCTGAGGTAACCATTGTTGAGAATAAGCTGGATAAATATAAAGACCTTTTTAAGGAGAATATAACCAATTCTGGCCCTCCGGCAGCTGGACCACATTTTAAGGTGGATCTTCCTCCTGGAGAAGAATTTAAAGAAGACAGAAGGCAGGCAGAGGAAAAGTTGGGAGTTAGTATTCCGGTTAAATACGACACAAGAACTGACTTCTTTGGAGACTTTTTTACATTTATGTGGCCTCTATTGCTTTTAGTGGCAGTTTGGGTGTTTATCTTCCGTCGTATGGGAGCTCAAGGAGGTGGCGGCGGTGCCGGTAACATCTTTAACGTTGGCAAGTCGCGTGCCAAGATGTTCGATAAAGAATCATCCATTAATGTTACATTTCAGGATGTAGCTGGTTTGGTTGAAGCAAAACAGGAATTGGAAGAGATAGTTGAATTCTTGAAAAGACCTGAAAAATATACCGAACTGGGTGGTAAGATACCAAAAGGAGCACTTTTAGTAGGCCCTCCGGGAACAGGTAAAACATTACTCGCAAAAGCAGTAGCGGGTGAGGCTAATGTGCCATTTTTTAGCATGTCGGGTTCCGATTTTGTTGAGATGTTTGTGGGAGTTGGAGCCAGCCGTGTACGTGACCTATTTAAGAAAGCAAAAGAAAAAGCACCATGTATTGTATTCATCGACGAGATTGATGCCATTGGACGAGCTCGTGGTAAAAGCCCTAATATGGGAGCCAACGATGAACGCGAAAATACCCTTAACCAGCTGTTGACAGAGATGGATGGTTTTGGAACCAATAGTGGTGTTATCATTTTAGCGGCTACTAACCGTGCTGATATTCTGGACCGTGCTCTGATGCGTGCAGGACGTTTCGATCGTCAGATACATGTTGAATTGCCTGACCTGAAAGAACGTAAAGCAATTTTTGATGTTCACTTGCGTCCATTGCGATTGAGCAAAGAAGTTGAAAGCAAATTTTTGGCGAAGCAAACTCCTGGGTTCTCGGGTGCCGATATTGCTAATGTTTGTAACGAGGCAGCCCTAATTGCTGCCCGTGGTAATAAAAAGATTGTTGAGAAAGAAGATTTCCTTAGTGCTGTTGACCGCATTGTTGGCGGACTGGAAAAGAAAAATAAGATTATATCAAAAGACGAACGTAAGGCTGTTGCCTATCACGAAGCTGGTCATGCCACCATCAGTTGGTTGCTTGAATATGCTCATCCATTGGTAAAAGTTACCATTGTACCTCGTGGTAAAGCTTTAGGTGCTGCATGGTATCTTCCAGAAGAGCGTCAGTTAACTACAACAGAGCAGATATTGGATGAGATGTGTTCAGCCCTGGGTGGTCGTGCTGCTGAAGAAATCATGTTTGGTAAAATAAGTACCGGTGCTTTGAATGACCTTGAAAAGGTAACTAAACAGGCTTATGCCATGGTGACTTATTTCGGTATGAGCGATAAGCTAGGGAACAAGAGTTTCTTTGATTCATCAGGACAGTCAGAATATTCATTCCAGAAGCCATACAGCGAAAAAACAGCTGAGCTAATCGATGAAGAAGTAAGCCGGATCATTGATGAACAATATGCTAGAGCAAAAAAGATTTTGGTTGAAAATCATGATAAACATGTTCAGTTGGCTGAAGTGTTGTTAGAGAGAGAAGTTATTTTTAGCGAAGATTTGGAAAAATTATTCGGTAAGCGAAAACTCTCAGAACATGTTATTGAAGAAGATGAGTTGGAAGAATCTAAGGAGGAAGAAACTTCTATAGAAACTCCTGCTGTTGAAGATGAAGTGACTGATTCTCCATCTGAAACAACTGAAAAAAATGAGCAATAA
- a CDS encoding lactate utilization protein, which produces MSNNQQNQSNNDREKILNRLKAAQNTTDGSFSPRDRSVRVFPYPDDLLVTFRDELEKIKGLSYVFKGEKEFSVLIKNILDEKDCKYLFTRDPELKEQLKEVVRVSSEDDDFVEMEVGITKCEYLVARTGSVVISSAHSSGRLMNIFPPIHLVAAKASQLVPFLEEAIDGMKDRYAGNMPSQMTVITGASRTADIEKTLVMGAHGPKELIVLIDLEA; this is translated from the coding sequence ATGAGCAATAATCAGCAAAATCAATCAAATAATGACCGCGAAAAGATTCTGAACAGACTAAAAGCGGCTCAAAATACTACAGACGGATCGTTCTCTCCAAGAGATCGGTCCGTTCGTGTTTTTCCTTATCCTGATGATCTACTTGTAACTTTTAGAGATGAACTGGAGAAAATAAAGGGATTATCATATGTCTTTAAAGGAGAAAAAGAATTTTCTGTATTGATTAAAAATATTCTGGATGAGAAAGATTGTAAGTATCTCTTCACTCGTGATCCGGAATTAAAAGAGCAACTGAAAGAGGTTGTTAGAGTTTCTTCAGAAGATGATGACTTTGTTGAAATGGAAGTTGGTATAACAAAATGTGAGTACCTGGTTGCAAGAACCGGATCCGTTGTTATAAGTTCTGCTCATTCATCAGGTAGATTAATGAATATTTTTCCACCCATACATCTTGTGGCTGCAAAAGCATCCCAGTTGGTTCCTTTTTTAGAGGAGGCAATAGATGGAATGAAAGATAGATATGCTGGAAATATGCCCTCTCAGATGACCGTTATTACAGGTGCAAGTCGTACTGCAGATATTGAAAAGACACTTGTGATGGGTGCACACGGACCTAAAGAATTAATTGTTTTGATTGACTTGGAAGCTTGA